The proteins below are encoded in one region of Apium graveolens cultivar Ventura chromosome 4, ASM990537v1, whole genome shotgun sequence:
- the LOC141718691 gene encoding putative mitochondrial protein AtMg00860, whose product MREVFQVLSYHKMMLNPAKCAFGVGSGNFLGLMVSKRGIEANPDKIKAILDMEPPHSVKDVQKLTGRVAALARFISKSGDKCLPFFKALKKVKDFTWTDESQMAFEELKKYMVQAPLLVKPVLDETLYLYLAVFENALSAVFVKDELKV is encoded by the coding sequence ATGAGGGAAGTTTTTCAGGTCTTAAGctatcacaaaatgatgttaaatcctgccAAGTGCGCTTTTGGAGTTGGGTCTGGAAATTTTttaggattaatggtctccaagaggggaattgaggccaatccaGACAAGATAAAGGCCATCTTAGACATGGAACCTCCACATTCCGtaaaggatgttcagaagcttactGGAAGAGTGGCAGCTTTGGCACGTTTCATCTCTAAGTCCGGGGATAAGTGCTTACCATTCTTCAAAGCTTTGAAGAAAGTAAAAGACTTTACATGGACTGATGAAAGTCAAATGGCATTTGAGGAGTTAAAGAAATACATGGTTCAAGCCCCTTTATTGGTAAAGCCAGTCTTGGATGAAACCTTATACTTATATTTGGCCGTTTTTGAAAATGCCCTGAGCGCCGTGTTCGTAAAGGATGAGCTTAAAGTCTAG